One window of Stenotrophomonas indicatrix genomic DNA carries:
- a CDS encoding fimbrial protein produces MHKIKFIAVLMLAAAPLAANAADGTITFNGKVTDKTCTISTPGGKDFSVNLPTVSKSTLAAAGAVAGRTPFAINLTKCSAGNVATYFEPGSTVDFNSGRLNNQAAANAAGNVQLQLLGSNNQFLPIKASGTNQAQDNSQWVTVAADGTANLNYYAEYYATAAASAGEVTSNVKYTIIYN; encoded by the coding sequence ATGCACAAGATCAAATTCATCGCGGTTCTGATGCTGGCTGCCGCTCCGCTGGCCGCCAATGCTGCCGACGGCACCATCACCTTCAATGGCAAGGTCACCGACAAGACCTGCACCATCTCGACCCCGGGTGGCAAGGACTTCTCTGTCAACCTGCCGACCGTCTCCAAGAGCACCCTGGCTGCCGCCGGTGCCGTTGCCGGTCGTACCCCGTTCGCGATCAACCTGACCAAGTGCAGCGCCGGTAACGTCGCAACCTATTTCGAGCCGGGTTCGACCGTTGACTTCAACAGTGGCCGCCTGAACAACCAGGCTGCGGCCAACGCTGCCGGCAACGTGCAGCTGCAGCTGCTGGGCTCGAACAACCAGTTCCTGCCGATCAAGGCCTCGGGCACCAACCAGGCCCAGGACAACTCGCAGTGGGTGACCGTGGCTGCCGATGGCACCGCCAACCTGAACTACTACGCTGAGTACTACGCGACCGCCGCCGCGTCTGCCGGTGAAGTCACCAGCAACGTCAAGTACACGATCATCTACAACTGA
- a CDS encoding fimbria/pilus outer membrane usher protein — translation MSIHQALCLLAAGVACPGWALAAPANLGEQALMAQSSAATARAPEQAQFNSSFLSGQAKQVDLAAFSNGNPMVAGNYRVDVYVNGAWQGRRDLQFKADAQGRVDACLDLATLEELGVDSEAILLQQDPSATLDKAACAPVQQRMANAYGAYDSGNLRYDLSIPQAFMRREARGYVNPALWDRGINAGFVGYSFNAIDSDSRTDGGNRNRSAYLGLNAGLNLGGWQFRHDSNLTWNEGDGRHWQSIATYAQRGIPQVRGMLTLGEAYTSGELFDSIGYRGASLASDDRMLPDSLRGYAPVVRGIAETNARVEVRQNQQLIYSASVSPGNFVIDDLYPTGYGGDLEVSVVEADGRRREFKVPFGSVPQMLRAGVSRYAITAGQVRNKQLRDEPWLMQGTYQRGIGNQLTLYGGSALSDGYLSLLYGIGVSTPLGAFAADVTHARTSFDHYGNSTGASVRLSYSNMIGETGTNLTLAAYRYSTEGFYSLQDALYARDADDRGIDPSTRGRQRSQFQLTLNQPLGRRWGALYVTGSVRDFYDRPGTAKQYQVGYNNAWRSVNFGFSALRTEEGALGRSDTQYLLSMSVPLGRGTRPVSLSADVGVRERGGYDSSRVGITGAAGVDNNFSYGVALSDTRDGGTTAVGNAEYRSRYTALNATYGHSRDFRQASFGANGSLVMHSGGVTLTPQRGETMVLVEAPGARDAMVSNAPGLRIDGRGYAVVPYVSPYRLNTVTLDPQGMAHDVELESSSQSIAPFAGAISYLRFDTRKGNALLIQVRSTDGRTLPFGAQVKDETGQPVGMVSQGGRLYVRSEKNQGSLQVEWGSGADQRCTVDYQVPAGADASKTGFIPLEAACR, via the coding sequence TTGTCGATCCATCAGGCGCTTTGCCTGTTGGCTGCTGGCGTGGCCTGCCCAGGATGGGCACTGGCTGCACCGGCCAATCTCGGCGAACAGGCGCTGATGGCGCAGAGCAGTGCGGCGACGGCGCGTGCGCCGGAACAGGCGCAGTTCAATTCCAGCTTCCTGTCTGGCCAGGCCAAGCAGGTCGACCTGGCAGCATTCTCCAATGGCAACCCGATGGTTGCCGGCAACTACCGCGTCGACGTCTACGTCAACGGCGCCTGGCAGGGCCGCCGCGACCTGCAGTTCAAGGCCGATGCGCAGGGCCGTGTCGATGCCTGCCTGGACCTGGCGACGCTGGAAGAACTGGGCGTGGACAGCGAAGCGATCCTGCTCCAGCAGGACCCGTCCGCAACGTTGGACAAGGCCGCCTGTGCGCCGGTGCAGCAGCGCATGGCCAATGCCTATGGCGCCTATGACAGCGGCAACCTGCGCTATGACCTGAGCATCCCGCAGGCGTTCATGCGCCGGGAAGCGCGCGGCTATGTCAATCCTGCACTGTGGGACCGCGGCATCAATGCCGGCTTCGTCGGCTACAGCTTCAACGCGATCGACAGCGACAGCCGCACCGATGGTGGCAACCGCAACCGCAGTGCCTACCTGGGCCTCAACGCAGGCCTGAACCTGGGCGGCTGGCAGTTCCGTCACGACTCCAACCTGACCTGGAACGAAGGCGACGGCCGCCATTGGCAGAGCATCGCGACCTATGCCCAGCGCGGTATTCCGCAGGTGCGCGGCATGCTCACCCTGGGCGAGGCCTACACCAGTGGCGAGCTGTTCGATTCGATCGGTTACCGCGGTGCCAGCCTGGCCAGCGACGATCGCATGCTGCCCGATTCGCTGCGCGGTTACGCGCCGGTGGTGCGTGGCATCGCCGAGACCAACGCGCGCGTCGAAGTCCGCCAGAACCAGCAGCTGATCTATTCGGCCTCGGTGTCGCCGGGCAACTTCGTGATCGACGACCTGTACCCGACCGGTTACGGCGGCGACCTGGAAGTGAGCGTGGTCGAAGCCGATGGCCGTCGCCGCGAGTTCAAGGTTCCGTTCGGTTCGGTGCCGCAGATGCTGCGCGCCGGCGTATCCCGCTATGCGATTACTGCCGGCCAGGTCCGCAACAAGCAGCTGCGCGATGAGCCATGGCTGATGCAGGGTACCTATCAGCGCGGCATCGGCAACCAGCTGACCCTGTACGGTGGCAGCGCGTTGAGCGATGGCTACCTGTCGCTGCTGTACGGTATCGGCGTGTCCACGCCGCTGGGTGCCTTCGCCGCCGATGTCACCCATGCCCGTACCTCGTTCGATCATTACGGCAACAGCACCGGCGCCAGCGTGCGCCTGAGCTACAGCAACATGATCGGCGAGACCGGCACCAACCTGACCCTGGCCGCTTACCGCTATTCCACTGAAGGCTTCTACAGCCTGCAGGATGCGCTGTACGCACGCGACGCCGATGATCGTGGCATCGACCCGAGCACCCGCGGCCGCCAGCGCAGCCAGTTCCAGCTGACCCTGAACCAGCCGCTCGGCCGTCGCTGGGGCGCGCTGTACGTGACCGGCTCGGTGCGTGACTTCTACGATCGCCCCGGTACCGCCAAGCAGTACCAGGTGGGCTACAACAACGCCTGGCGCTCGGTGAACTTCGGCTTCTCCGCGCTGCGTACCGAAGAAGGTGCGCTGGGCCGTTCCGACACCCAGTACCTGTTGTCGATGAGCGTACCGCTGGGCCGCGGAACCCGCCCGGTCTCGCTCAGTGCCGATGTCGGTGTGCGCGAACGCGGTGGCTACGACAGCAGCCGTGTAGGCATCACCGGTGCCGCAGGCGTGGACAACAACTTCAGCTACGGCGTGGCCCTGTCCGATACCCGCGACGGTGGCACCACCGCCGTCGGCAATGCCGAGTACCGCAGCCGCTACACCGCATTGAACGCGACCTACGGCCATTCGCGTGACTTCCGCCAGGCATCGTTCGGTGCCAACGGCAGCCTGGTCATGCACAGTGGCGGCGTGACCCTGACCCCGCAGCGTGGTGAAACCATGGTGCTGGTCGAGGCACCGGGTGCACGTGATGCCATGGTCAGCAACGCGCCGGGCCTGCGCATCGATGGTCGCGGTTACGCCGTGGTCCCCTACGTGTCGCCGTATCGCCTCAACACCGTGACCCTGGACCCGCAGGGCATGGCCCACGATGTCGAGCTGGAAAGCAGCAGCCAGTCGATCGCTCCGTTCGCCGGTGCCATCAGCTACCTGCGCTTCGATACCCGCAAGGGCAATGCGCTGCTTATCCAGGTGCGCAGCACCGACGGCCGTACGCTGCCGTTCGGCGCGCAGGTCAAGGACGAAACCGGCCAGCCGGTAGGCATGGTCAGCCAGGGCGGCCGCCTGTACGTACGCAGCGAGAAGAACCAGGGCAGCCTGCAGGTTGAATGGGGCTCCGGTGCTGACCAGCGCTGCACGGTTGATTACCAGGTACCGGCGGGCGCCGATGCGTCCAAGACCGGCTTCATCCCGCTGGAGGCAGCATGCCGATGA
- the ettA gene encoding energy-dependent translational throttle protein EttA → MSSQYIYTMNRVSKVVPPKRQIIKDISLSFFPGAKIGLLGLNGAGKSTVLKIMAGVDTDFEGEARPQAGIKVGYLAQEPELDPTKTVREAVEEGVGEVLQAQAALDAVYAAYAEEGADFDALAKEQERLEAILAAGDAHTLENQLDVAADALRLPPWDAIVGKLSGGEKRRVALCRLLLQKPDMLLLDEPTNHLDAESVEWLEQFLARYTGTVVAVTHDRYFLDNAAEWILELDRGRGIPWKGNYTDWLTQKDERLKQEDNQEKARQKAIQKELEWSRQNAKGGRTKGKARLARLEELQSVDYQKRNETNEIFIPPGERLGQAVMEFKNVSKKFGDRLLFDNLNFLVPSGAIVGIIGPNGAGKSTLFKMITGQEKPDTGEIVVGPTVQLSYVDQSRDALEGNHSVFQEIAGGLDILNINGIEIQSRAYIGRFNFKGQDQQKMVGSLSGGERGRLHMAKTLLQGGNVLLLDEPSNDLDIETLRALEDALLEFPGNTFVISHDRWFLDRIATHILAFEGDSHVEFFQGNYREYEEDKRRRMGDDAAPKRLRFKALK, encoded by the coding sequence ATGTCCTCGCAATACATCTACACCATGAACCGCGTGTCCAAGGTGGTCCCGCCCAAGCGGCAGATCATCAAGGACATCTCGCTGTCCTTCTTCCCGGGCGCGAAGATCGGCCTGCTGGGCCTGAACGGCGCCGGCAAGTCCACCGTGCTGAAGATCATGGCCGGCGTGGACACCGATTTCGAAGGCGAAGCCCGTCCGCAGGCCGGCATCAAGGTTGGCTACCTGGCGCAGGAACCGGAGCTGGACCCGACCAAGACCGTGCGTGAAGCGGTTGAAGAAGGCGTGGGCGAAGTGCTGCAGGCACAGGCTGCGCTGGACGCGGTCTACGCTGCCTATGCCGAAGAAGGCGCCGATTTCGACGCGCTGGCCAAGGAACAGGAGCGCCTGGAGGCGATCCTCGCCGCCGGCGATGCGCACACGCTGGAAAACCAGCTGGACGTGGCCGCCGATGCGCTGCGCCTGCCGCCGTGGGATGCCATCGTCGGCAAGCTGTCCGGTGGTGAAAAGCGCCGTGTGGCGCTGTGCCGCCTGCTGCTGCAGAAGCCGGACATGCTGTTGCTCGACGAACCGACCAACCACCTCGATGCCGAGTCGGTGGAATGGCTGGAACAGTTCCTGGCGCGCTACACCGGCACCGTCGTGGCGGTCACCCATGATCGCTACTTCCTGGACAACGCCGCCGAGTGGATCCTGGAACTGGACCGTGGCCGCGGCATTCCGTGGAAGGGCAACTACACCGACTGGCTGACCCAGAAGGATGAGCGCCTGAAGCAGGAAGACAACCAGGAAAAGGCTCGCCAAAAGGCGATCCAGAAGGAACTGGAGTGGTCGCGCCAGAACGCCAAGGGCGGCCGCACCAAGGGCAAGGCCCGTCTGGCCCGCCTGGAAGAGCTGCAGTCGGTCGATTACCAGAAGCGCAACGAGACCAATGAAATCTTCATCCCGCCGGGCGAGCGCCTGGGCCAGGCGGTGATGGAATTCAAGAACGTCTCCAAGAAGTTCGGCGACCGCCTGCTGTTCGACAACCTGAACTTCCTGGTGCCCTCGGGCGCCATCGTCGGCATCATCGGCCCCAACGGTGCCGGTAAGTCGACCCTGTTCAAGATGATCACCGGCCAGGAAAAGCCGGACACCGGCGAGATCGTGGTCGGCCCGACCGTGCAGCTGTCCTACGTGGACCAGAGCCGCGACGCGCTGGAAGGCAACCACAGCGTGTTCCAGGAAATCGCGGGCGGCCTGGACATCCTCAACATCAACGGCATCGAGATCCAGTCGCGCGCCTACATCGGCCGCTTCAACTTCAAGGGCCAGGACCAGCAGAAGATGGTCGGTTCGCTGTCCGGTGGTGAGCGTGGCCGCCTGCACATGGCCAAGACCCTGCTGCAGGGTGGCAATGTGCTGCTGCTCGACGAACCGTCCAACGATCTGGACATCGAAACCCTGCGTGCGCTGGAAGATGCGCTGCTGGAGTTCCCGGGCAACACGTTCGTCATTTCGCATGACCGCTGGTTCCTGGATCGCATCGCGACCCACATCCTGGCGTTCGAAGGCGACTCGCACGTGGAGTTCTTCCAGGGCAACTACCGCGAGTACGAAGAAGACAAGCGCCGCCGCATGGGCGACGACGCTGCGCCGAAGCGCCTGCGCTTCAAGGCGCTGAAGTAA
- a CDS encoding NCS2 family permease: MSLFERLFQLQQHGTTVRTELLAGVTTFLTMSYIVFVNPEILGTTGMDAGAVFVATCLAAALGSVVMALAANFPVGMAPGMGLNAFFAFTVVGAAGLPWQQALAAVFISGLVFLVLSLTGVRAWLVSGIPASLRSAIVAGIGLFLAIIALQKSGVIIGNEDTLVALGPLNTAPPLLALGGFLLIAILEARRVRGAILIGILAVTAAGWALGDLQYHGLVSLPPSLAPTFLQLDLPGLLHHNGGAPIAVLLQVVLVFVLVEVFDATGTLYGVVGRAGLLKLPGAQKRFGRALLADSTAIVAGSLLGTSSTTAFAESASGVQVGGRTGLTALVVAALFLAALLFSPLAAMVPGYATAPALLFVAGLMLRELVEVDWSDLTESVPAALCALAMPFTYSIANGLAFGFIAYAALKAGTGRWREVHPAVWLVAVLFVLRYALE, translated from the coding sequence ATGTCCCTGTTCGAACGCCTGTTCCAGCTGCAGCAGCACGGCACCACCGTGCGCACCGAACTGCTGGCCGGTGTCACCACCTTCCTGACGATGTCCTACATCGTCTTCGTCAATCCCGAGATTTTGGGCACCACCGGCATGGATGCCGGCGCGGTGTTCGTGGCCACCTGCCTGGCCGCGGCGCTGGGCTCGGTGGTGATGGCGCTGGCGGCCAACTTCCCGGTGGGCATGGCCCCGGGCATGGGCTTGAATGCGTTCTTCGCCTTCACCGTGGTCGGCGCTGCCGGCCTGCCCTGGCAGCAGGCACTGGCGGCGGTGTTCATTTCGGGCCTGGTGTTCCTGGTGCTGTCGCTGACCGGCGTGCGCGCGTGGCTGGTGTCGGGCATCCCGGCGTCATTGCGGTCGGCGATCGTGGCCGGCATCGGCCTGTTCCTGGCGATCATCGCGCTGCAGAAATCCGGCGTGATCATCGGCAACGAGGACACGCTGGTCGCGTTGGGCCCGCTCAATACCGCACCGCCGCTGCTGGCACTGGGCGGTTTCCTGCTGATCGCGATCCTGGAAGCGCGGCGCGTGCGCGGCGCGATCCTGATCGGCATCCTGGCGGTGACCGCGGCCGGCTGGGCGCTGGGGGATCTGCAGTACCACGGGCTGGTGTCGTTGCCGCCGAGCCTGGCCCCGACCTTCCTGCAGCTGGACCTGCCCGGCCTGCTGCACCACAACGGCGGTGCGCCGATCGCGGTGCTGCTGCAGGTGGTGCTGGTGTTCGTGCTGGTGGAAGTGTTCGATGCCACCGGCACGTTGTATGGCGTGGTCGGCCGTGCCGGTCTGCTGAAACTGCCGGGTGCACAGAAGCGGTTCGGGCGCGCGCTGCTGGCCGACAGCACGGCGATTGTCGCCGGTTCGCTGCTGGGTACCAGCAGCACCACCGCCTTCGCCGAAAGCGCCTCTGGCGTGCAGGTGGGCGGCCGTACCGGTTTGACCGCGCTGGTGGTGGCCGCGTTGTTCCTGGCTGCACTGCTGTTCTCGCCGCTGGCGGCGATGGTGCCCGGCTATGCCACCGCGCCGGCGCTGCTGTTCGTGGCCGGGCTGATGCTGCGTGAACTGGTGGAAGTGGACTGGAGCGACCTGACCGAATCCGTACCTGCCGCGCTGTGTGCGCTGGCGATGCCGTTCACCTATTCCATCGCCAACGGCCTGGCGTTCGGCTTCATTGCCTATGCCGCGCTGAAGGCCGGCACCGGCCGCTGGCGCGAGGTGCATCCGGCGGTGTGGCTGGTGGCGGTGCTGTTCGTGCTGCGTTACGCGTTGGAGTGA
- a CDS encoding molecular chaperone, whose protein sequence is MKAFFPRALLLAASTLAFCQIASAGVVVNGTRVIYPAQSREVTVQVDNVGDSPALVQAWVDSGDADQTADTSDAPFVLTPPISRVEPGRSQALRLIFSGAQLPTDHESVFWLNVLDVPPSPESADSGEQNYLQVAFRSRLKLFYRPQGLKGVANDAPAALRWTRSGDRLRVENPSPFHVTLAEVHAVTGGGERPVEEQGKMVAPKQSLDFAAPAGIEQVRFITINDYGGRVEHTIRLSATGG, encoded by the coding sequence ATGAAAGCCTTCTTTCCCCGGGCGCTGCTGCTGGCAGCGTCGACGCTGGCGTTTTGCCAGATTGCCTCTGCGGGTGTCGTGGTCAATGGCACCCGGGTGATCTACCCGGCGCAATCGCGCGAAGTCACCGTGCAGGTCGACAACGTCGGCGACTCCCCGGCCCTGGTGCAGGCGTGGGTCGACAGTGGCGACGCCGACCAGACCGCTGATACCAGCGACGCGCCGTTCGTGCTGACGCCGCCGATCAGCCGTGTCGAGCCCGGCCGCAGCCAGGCGCTGCGCCTGATCTTCTCCGGCGCGCAGCTGCCGACCGATCACGAATCGGTGTTCTGGCTCAACGTGCTGGATGTGCCGCCGTCGCCGGAAAGCGCCGACAGTGGCGAACAGAACTACCTGCAGGTCGCGTTTCGTTCGCGCCTCAAACTCTTCTATCGGCCGCAGGGTCTGAAGGGCGTCGCCAACGATGCGCCCGCAGCCCTGCGCTGGACCCGCAGCGGTGATCGCCTGCGGGTGGAAAACCCCAGTCCCTTCCACGTGACCCTGGCTGAAGTGCATGCCGTGACCGGCGGCGGTGAGCGGCCGGTCGAAGAGCAGGGAAAGATGGTTGCACCGAAGCAGAGCCTCGACTTCGCGGCTCCGGCCGGCATCGAGCAGGTCCGCTTCATCACCATCAACGACTACGGCGGCCGGGTCGAACACACGATCCGCCTGTCCGCTACCGGGGGCTGA
- the pncB gene encoding nicotinate phosphoribosyltransferase: MPIIQSLLDTDLYKFTMMQAVLHQHPGAQVQYRFKCRTPGIELARFIDQIDEEINHLCSLRFSNEELDYMRGLRFVKADFADFLGLFHLDRKYIQLRASKTVPGEIELDITGPWLHTILFEVPLLAIINEVWFRNTTTADFAEGERRLQAKAALLRDTPGFEQCRIADYGSRRRYSRDWHARLLPLLRDALGPQLVGTSNVHFARLYGMTPHGTMAHEYLQAFQALGPRLRDSQVAALESWAREYRGDLGIALSDVVGLDAFLRDFDMYFCKLFDGVRHDSGDPFDWGDRMLAHFQHRRVDPRSKVLVFSDGLDITKVMRLYDYFRGRCQVAFGVGTHLTNDLGPTPLNIVIKMVRCNGQPVAKLSDSPGKSMCDDPGYLSYLRQVFELPNPAQG, encoded by the coding sequence ATGCCTATCATCCAGTCCCTGCTCGACACCGACCTGTACAAGTTCACCATGATGCAGGCGGTGTTGCATCAACACCCCGGCGCGCAGGTTCAATACCGCTTCAAATGCCGCACCCCCGGTATCGAACTGGCCCGCTTCATCGACCAGATCGATGAGGAGATCAACCACCTGTGCAGCCTGCGCTTCAGCAATGAAGAGCTGGATTACATGCGTGGCCTGCGCTTTGTGAAGGCGGATTTTGCCGATTTCCTTGGCCTGTTCCACCTGGATCGCAAGTACATCCAGCTGCGTGCGTCCAAGACGGTGCCCGGCGAGATCGAACTGGACATCACCGGTCCGTGGCTGCACACCATCCTGTTCGAAGTGCCGTTGCTGGCGATCATCAACGAAGTCTGGTTCCGCAACACCACCACGGCCGATTTCGCCGAGGGCGAACGCCGTCTGCAGGCCAAGGCCGCGCTGCTGCGCGATACCCCCGGCTTCGAACAGTGCCGCATCGCCGACTACGGCAGCCGCCGCCGCTACTCGCGCGACTGGCATGCGCGCCTGCTGCCGCTGCTGCGCGACGCGCTGGGCCCGCAGCTGGTCGGCACCAGCAACGTGCACTTCGCGCGCCTGTACGGCATGACCCCGCACGGCACCATGGCCCACGAATACCTGCAGGCTTTCCAGGCGCTGGGCCCGCGCCTGCGCGATTCGCAGGTAGCGGCGCTGGAATCGTGGGCGCGCGAGTATCGCGGTGACCTTGGCATCGCGCTGTCCGACGTGGTCGGGCTGGATGCGTTCCTGCGCGACTTCGACATGTATTTCTGCAAGCTGTTCGACGGCGTGCGCCATGATTCAGGCGACCCGTTCGACTGGGGCGACCGCATGCTGGCCCACTTCCAGCACCGCCGCGTCGACCCGCGCAGCAAGGTGCTGGTGTTCAGCGATGGGCTCGACATCACCAAGGTGATGCGTCTGTACGACTACTTCCGCGGCCGCTGCCAGGTGGCGTTCGGTGTGGGTACCCATCTGACCAACGATCTGGGGCCGACCCCGCTCAACATCGTCATCAAGATGGTCCGCTGCAATGGCCAGCCGGTGGCCAAGCTCAGCGATTCGCCGGGCAAGAGCATGTGCGACGACCCGGGCTACCTGTCCTACCTGAGACAGGTGTTCGAACTACCGAACCCTGCTCAGGGGTAG
- a CDS encoding outer membrane protein: MKALISTTAALLLSGTAAAAPANWEGIHLGAHATHGEGHSQDRSNANASEKSIRGFAGGLQVGRNWQFDNNVVAGIEGALSFGTINQEWKDRDNHQYSPYYGKDAVTRSGAINLTLGYAAGQWLPYVSAGVSVARQEFSLGCDKSLVEATNGCRVAEFETRASHVSTGGNVGAGVLYRFSDQLSAGAEYRYTHLGSSPVYLEDPNYPAAARRSFHTNYSSVTLKLNYHF, encoded by the coding sequence ATGAAAGCACTGATCTCGACCACGGCGGCACTGCTGCTGTCCGGCACCGCCGCCGCCGCGCCGGCGAACTGGGAAGGCATCCATCTGGGGGCACATGCCACCCACGGCGAAGGCCACAGCCAGGACCGCAGCAATGCCAACGCCTCTGAAAAGAGCATCCGCGGCTTTGCCGGCGGGCTGCAGGTCGGCCGCAACTGGCAGTTCGACAACAACGTCGTTGCCGGGATCGAAGGCGCCCTGTCCTTCGGTACCATCAACCAGGAGTGGAAGGACCGCGACAACCATCAGTACAGCCCTTACTACGGCAAGGATGCGGTGACCCGTTCGGGCGCGATCAACCTGACGCTGGGTTACGCGGCGGGCCAGTGGCTGCCGTACGTCAGCGCCGGGGTGAGCGTGGCCCGCCAGGAGTTTTCGCTGGGCTGCGACAAGTCGCTGGTGGAGGCCACCAATGGCTGCCGCGTCGCCGAGTTCGAAACCCGCGCATCCCATGTTTCCACCGGCGGCAACGTCGGCGCAGGCGTGCTGTACCGCTTCAGCGACCAGCTTTCGGCGGGTGCGGAGTACCGTTACACCCATCTGGGCTCCAGCCCGGTTTACCTGGAAGATCCCAACTACCCGGCTGCGGCGCGACGCAGCTTCCATACCAACTACAGCAGCGTTACGCTGAAGTTGAACTACCACTTCTAA
- a CDS encoding RcnB family protein gives MHIHRLMAGAVASVLALGAIAPAFADNDHRGRDHDRREWREDRREWRHDRRDWERDRREARRDYRHDRRYDHGYYRPAPPPPRVVYSPGYRPGHGYGWQRGHRYRDYYRGPIYVVNDYPRYQLRRPPYGHHWIRDDRGNMLLVAVATGIIADYIINNR, from the coding sequence ATGCACATCCATCGACTCATGGCCGGCGCCGTGGCCTCTGTACTGGCGCTGGGCGCCATCGCCCCGGCCTTCGCCGACAACGACCACCGTGGTCGTGACCACGACCGCCGTGAATGGCGCGAAGATCGCCGCGAGTGGCGCCACGACCGTCGCGACTGGGAACGCGACCGCCGCGAAGCGCGCCGTGATTACCGCCACGACCGCCGCTACGACCATGGCTACTACCGCCCGGCACCGCCACCGCCGCGCGTGGTCTACAGCCCGGGCTACCGGCCCGGCCATGGCTATGGCTGGCAGCGCGGCCACCGCTATCGCGACTACTACCGCGGCCCGATCTACGTGGTCAACGACTACCCGCGCTACCAGCTGCGCCGCCCGCCGTACGGCCACCACTGGATCCGCGATGACCGCGGCAACATGCTGCTGGTCGCCGTGGCAACCGGCATCATTGCCGACTACATCATCAACAACCGTTGA
- a CDS encoding fimbrial protein, with protein MPMILSRGRKALATLAVLGGMLMAQQASASCRIQSSWFTAQDVTMDMGQIVILPSTAVGGVIKEISVAINQQNSVARCDWSGGRSVGEYVNAAQRRPVAGFSNVYETDVAGVGIRLFRDSGAIQTYYPHSINFAGNATISLVGGQFRIQLIKTAAQTGSGTIAPNGRFTTYYFDGDGAGRPVLTSTFKGSGTTVVSPTCEVQAGSRNIPVDFGSVPNTSFTGVGSKAVNRDFDIRLNCQGSNLAQFQSKVGIRLDADQDGSNMPGVLKLSAAANSATRIGIQMVQRDGSSEREVRFGQTINVGTTTVGSSTLSLPLRARYVQTQAGTVGAGIANGQATFTIQYE; from the coding sequence ATGCCGATGATCCTTTCCCGTGGCCGCAAGGCGCTGGCCACCCTGGCCGTGCTTGGTGGCATGCTGATGGCCCAGCAGGCCAGCGCCTCCTGTCGCATCCAGTCCAGCTGGTTTACTGCCCAGGACGTGACGATGGACATGGGGCAGATAGTGATCCTGCCCAGCACTGCCGTGGGCGGTGTGATCAAGGAGATCAGCGTGGCGATCAACCAGCAGAACAGCGTTGCCCGCTGTGACTGGTCAGGTGGCCGTTCCGTCGGTGAGTACGTCAATGCAGCGCAGCGTCGGCCGGTTGCCGGCTTCTCCAATGTCTATGAAACCGATGTCGCAGGCGTGGGTATCCGCCTGTTCCGCGACTCCGGTGCCATCCAGACGTACTACCCGCACTCCATCAATTTTGCCGGCAACGCCACCATCTCGCTGGTCGGCGGTCAGTTCCGCATCCAGCTGATCAAGACGGCGGCACAGACCGGCTCAGGCACCATCGCACCGAACGGCCGCTTCACCACGTACTACTTCGACGGTGATGGTGCCGGTCGACCGGTGCTGACGTCCACCTTCAAGGGCTCGGGCACCACCGTGGTCAGCCCGACCTGCGAAGTACAGGCCGGCAGCCGCAACATTCCGGTGGATTTCGGCAGCGTGCCCAACACCAGCTTCACCGGCGTCGGCTCCAAGGCCGTCAACCGTGATTTCGACATCCGCCTGAACTGCCAGGGCAGCAACCTTGCGCAGTTCCAGAGCAAGGTCGGCATCCGCCTGGATGCCGACCAGGATGGTTCGAACATGCCGGGTGTGCTCAAGCTCAGCGCCGCTGCCAACAGCGCCACGCGCATCGGCATCCAGATGGTGCAGCGTGATGGCAGCAGCGAGCGCGAAGTGCGTTTCGGCCAGACCATCAACGTCGGCACGACGACGGTTGGCAGCTCCACGTTGAGCCTACCGCTGCGCGCCCGCTACGTGCAGACCCAGGCCGGTACCGTGGGCGCCGGTATTGCGAACGGGCAGGCGACCTTCACCATCCAGTACGAGTGA